A window of Chitinophagales bacterium contains these coding sequences:
- the bshC gene encoding bacillithiol biosynthesis cysteine-adding enzyme BshC, with amino-acid sequence MEFLSQRIPYRETKQFSRIVLDHIDQAEPLRPFYAHAVSRAGFEAAIRSRQSFHTDRETLYSHLQEQYKGLSISEKLIRNLEDLRSANSFTITTAHQPNLFTGPLYVIYKILHAIQLARHLSEQFPDKKFIPVYYMGSEDADLDELGHLFLNGEKLNWDTTQTGAVGRMKVDKGLLKLIDQIAGQEGVQPYGAEIVDILKQCFKQDISIQQGTFHFLHQLFGEWGLVVLIADAPALKKKMIPVFQEDLLAQTPSQIVEQSSARLGKEYKVQASPRAINLFYMVDGIRNRIETSSDGFQVVDTEIRFTKEALLKELDQYPERFSPNVILRGLYQETILPNIAFIGGGGELAYWLQLKELFTHYKVPYPMLVLRNSFLVVEKSWVEKINKTGFDLVDFFQPLRELMDRYVTRASINVVRLNGTLTDTEAIFDRIKSQAGAVDPTLANHTEAIKVQAVKKLKELEKKMLRAEKRKFADQQRQLSFIKDRLFPGEGLQERVDNFIPYYAKWGRGFLQALLDHTQTIEQEFTILTER; translated from the coding sequence GCTGTTTCACGGGCAGGATTTGAAGCGGCCATCAGGTCCCGTCAATCTTTCCACACAGACCGGGAAACCCTGTATTCCCATTTACAGGAGCAGTATAAAGGGTTAAGTATTTCTGAAAAGTTGATCAGGAACCTGGAGGACCTGCGTTCTGCCAATTCATTTACGATAACCACGGCTCACCAGCCCAATCTTTTCACCGGGCCACTCTATGTGATCTATAAGATCCTGCATGCGATTCAATTGGCCAGGCATCTTTCCGAACAATTCCCTGATAAGAAGTTTATCCCGGTTTATTATATGGGATCCGAGGATGCCGACCTGGATGAACTCGGGCACCTATTTCTAAACGGGGAGAAGTTGAATTGGGATACAACGCAAACCGGTGCGGTAGGTCGCATGAAGGTGGACAAGGGTTTGTTGAAATTGATCGATCAGATTGCCGGGCAGGAAGGGGTTCAACCCTATGGTGCTGAAATAGTCGATATCCTGAAGCAGTGTTTTAAGCAGGATATTTCCATACAGCAGGGTACATTTCATTTCCTTCATCAATTGTTTGGGGAATGGGGCCTGGTGGTTTTGATCGCCGATGCGCCTGCACTTAAGAAGAAAATGATCCCAGTATTTCAGGAAGATCTGTTGGCGCAAACCCCTTCACAGATCGTGGAGCAAAGCTCTGCCAGGTTGGGAAAGGAGTATAAGGTACAGGCCAGTCCACGGGCTATAAACCTGTTCTACATGGTCGATGGTATCCGCAACCGGATCGAGACAAGTTCGGATGGTTTTCAGGTGGTGGATACAGAGATCAGGTTTACAAAAGAGGCCCTGCTCAAAGAACTGGATCAATACCCGGAGCGGTTTAGTCCCAATGTCATTCTTCGAGGGTTATACCAGGAAACCATTCTGCCGAATATTGCCTTTATAGGTGGCGGAGGAGAATTGGCTTATTGGCTTCAGCTAAAGGAATTGTTTACGCATTATAAAGTGCCTTATCCGATGCTGGTCTTGCGCAATTCATTTTTGGTGGTGGAAAAATCTTGGGTCGAAAAGATAAACAAGACCGGATTTGATCTGGTTGATTTTTTTCAACCCCTTCGTGAATTGATGGATCGCTACGTAACCCGGGCATCAATTAATGTTGTCCGATTAAATGGTACCTTGACTGATACGGAAGCCATCTTTGACCGGATCAAATCACAGGCGGGCGCTGTTGATCCAACACTGGCTAACCACACTGAAGCGATCAAGGTACAGGCGGTTAAAAAGCTGAAGGAGCTTGAAAAGAAAATGTTACGTGCAGAGAAACGAAAATTTGCAGATCAGCAAAGACAATTATCTTTTATCAAGGACCGGTTATTTCCCGGAGAAGGATTGCAGGAACGCGTCGACAATTTTATTCCTTACTATGCCAAATGGGGGAGGGGGTTTCTTCAGGCCTTATTGGATCATACGCAAACCATCGAGCAGGAATTCACCATTCTTACAGAAAGGTAA